The following proteins come from a genomic window of Saccharicrinis carchari:
- a CDS encoding biotin/lipoyl-containing protein encodes MKKFEFTIAGNRYDVVVKDFEDAIATVQVNGTTYEVEVHREVKRSKTPKLVRSTVVPESGEGAVPQKATGAGAARAPLPGNIISIDVAVGDTVARGDVLIVMEAMKMENNVLAEKSGVVKAIKVALGDAVLQNDILIEFE; translated from the coding sequence ATGAAGAAGTTTGAATTTACCATTGCCGGCAACCGCTACGATGTAGTGGTTAAAGACTTCGAGGATGCCATAGCTACCGTGCAGGTGAACGGTACTACCTATGAGGTAGAAGTTCATCGGGAAGTAAAAAGATCAAAAACGCCTAAGTTAGTGCGCAGTACCGTGGTGCCGGAGTCCGGGGAGGGTGCCGTGCCGCAAAAGGCAACAGGTGCCGGAGCTGCCAGGGCACCGCTGCCGGGCAATATTATTAGTATAGATGTGGCCGTTGGCGATACCGTTGCCAGGGGTGATGTTTTAATAGTAATGGAAGCCATGAAGATGGAAAATAACGTATTGGCCGAAAAAAGCGGTGTGGTAAAGGCCATCAAAGTGGCACTTGGCGATGCTGTTCTTCAAAACGATATTTTAATTGAGTTTGAATAA
- the ctlX gene encoding citrulline utilization hydrolase CtlX, with product MKQSTSHILMVRPARFNYNAQTAESNAFQNKVDLSAKLVHDKAVLEFDHFAEQLKARGVNLTIVEDTLEPTKPDAVFPNNWASFHADGTVILYPVAAPNRRLEKRPEILEQIKEDFVVSKVIDLSKYENEEKYLEGTGSVVYDHINKIAYAGLSLRTHKEVVHALCKIIDYTPVIFTATDEFGQEIYHTNVMMCVSEHFAVVCLQSIKNKEERDTVIKSLEQSGHEIIEVSLEQVVHFAGNMLSVLTQDGSELLVMSESAFNALSDTQRQTLENFCEPFPLPINTIETVGGGSARCMMAEIFLTESD from the coding sequence ATGAAACAGTCTACTTCTCATATATTAATGGTTCGTCCGGCCAGATTCAATTATAATGCGCAAACCGCGGAGTCTAATGCTTTTCAAAACAAAGTAGATTTGAGCGCGAAGCTTGTGCACGACAAAGCAGTGTTGGAGTTCGACCATTTTGCAGAGCAACTCAAGGCCAGGGGTGTAAACCTTACTATTGTTGAGGACACATTAGAACCAACCAAACCTGATGCTGTATTCCCTAACAACTGGGCTTCGTTCCATGCCGATGGAACCGTAATCTTGTATCCGGTGGCAGCCCCAAATCGCAGACTTGAAAAACGTCCGGAAATACTGGAACAGATAAAAGAAGACTTTGTAGTATCCAAAGTGATCGACCTATCGAAATATGAAAACGAGGAAAAATATCTGGAAGGTACCGGGAGTGTCGTGTACGACCATATCAATAAAATTGCCTATGCAGGTTTGTCGTTACGTACCCATAAAGAAGTCGTACATGCCCTTTGTAAAATCATCGATTACACCCCGGTAATTTTTACTGCTACCGACGAGTTTGGACAAGAGATATACCACACCAATGTAATGATGTGCGTTAGCGAACATTTTGCGGTTGTTTGTTTACAAAGCATTAAAAACAAAGAGGAGCGCGACACTGTAATAAAATCTCTGGAACAAAGCGGACACGAAATAATTGAAGTGAGTCTGGAACAAGTCGTTCATTTTGCAGGTAACATGCTCTCTGTTCTGACCCAAGATGGTTCAGAGCTTCTGGTAATGTCGGAAAGTGCTTTTAATGCCTTAAGCGATACGCAGCGCCAAACCCTTGAAAACTTTTGCGAACCCTTTCCCTTACCCATCAATACCATCGAAACGGTAGGTGGTGGAAGCGCCCGCTGCATGATGGCAGAGATATTTTTGACCGAATCCGATTAA
- a CDS encoding M3 family metallopeptidase, translating into MHKQTILLLFALLLGMSACKTDNEMNTNPFFSEYETPFGIAPFNKIKSVHYLPAFEAGIKEQQENIKKIVENSEEPTFENTVEALEYSRPLLTKVSNVFYNLTGANTNDELKEIAKEIAPMLSKQNDDIYLNEDLFGRIKVLYDKKNELELTAEQAMLLEKKYEAFVRGGANLPAESKDEFRKINEELALLTLKFGDNVLNETNDYVMIVDKEADLAGLTKGQIDAAAKTAQEKGYKDKWAFTTQRPSITPFLQNSSNRALREKLFKAYINRGDNGNEYDNNDNIKKIVSLRLKRAQLLGYDNHAAFILEKNMAKTPETVNEKLAFLMEKSLKVAQQELADMQKIIDAEGGGFKLEPWDWWYYSEKVKKQKFDLDESDIRPYFELKNVVDGILYTANQLYGLQFEKRDDLPIPHPDAISFEVKEADGTHVGVLFMDFHPRASKRGGAWMNSYRKQQVINGRAVTPIITMVCNFTSATKDTPALLSFDEVSTLFHEFGHALHGLLSNCQYASLSGTAVPRDFVELPSQIMEHWAARPELLRVYGKHYQTGEVIPDELIVKIQNSAKFNQGFITTEYLAAAILDMDYHTLTQALQTNPNTFEQESFTRMNLIPEIVSRYRSTYFNHIFSGGYSAGYYAYIWSAILDSDAFQAFRENGIFDQETATKFRKNILERGGTEDPMILYKKFRGAEPDEKALLKDRGLI; encoded by the coding sequence ATGCACAAACAAACTATTTTACTTTTATTTGCGCTCCTTTTAGGTATGAGCGCTTGTAAAACAGATAACGAAATGAATACCAATCCTTTTTTTAGCGAATACGAAACTCCTTTCGGTATTGCGCCATTCAATAAAATTAAATCGGTTCATTACCTCCCTGCTTTTGAAGCAGGCATAAAAGAACAACAGGAGAATATTAAAAAAATTGTTGAAAATTCTGAAGAACCAACCTTTGAGAATACGGTAGAAGCCCTGGAGTATAGTCGCCCTTTATTAACTAAAGTGAGCAATGTGTTTTATAACCTTACGGGAGCCAACACTAACGATGAGCTAAAAGAAATTGCAAAAGAAATAGCTCCCATGCTATCCAAACAAAATGACGACATCTACTTGAATGAAGACTTGTTTGGGCGCATCAAAGTGCTCTATGATAAAAAAAATGAGCTGGAGCTTACGGCCGAACAGGCCATGCTACTCGAAAAAAAATATGAAGCTTTTGTGCGGGGGGGAGCCAATCTGCCTGCCGAATCGAAAGACGAATTCAGAAAAATTAACGAAGAGCTGGCCTTATTAACTTTAAAATTTGGCGACAACGTATTAAACGAAACCAACGATTATGTGATGATTGTGGATAAGGAAGCCGATTTGGCCGGATTAACGAAAGGACAAATAGATGCTGCCGCCAAAACCGCCCAGGAAAAAGGCTACAAGGACAAATGGGCATTTACAACACAGCGCCCCAGCATTACTCCTTTTCTGCAAAACTCATCGAACAGAGCATTACGGGAAAAATTATTTAAAGCTTATATCAACAGGGGCGATAACGGCAACGAATACGACAACAACGACAACATAAAAAAAATCGTTTCGTTACGTTTAAAACGGGCACAACTGCTGGGTTACGACAACCATGCAGCTTTTATCCTGGAAAAAAACATGGCCAAAACACCTGAGACCGTAAATGAAAAATTGGCCTTTTTAATGGAAAAATCGCTTAAAGTTGCCCAACAGGAACTGGCCGACATGCAAAAAATAATTGATGCCGAGGGGGGTGGTTTTAAATTAGAACCCTGGGATTGGTGGTATTATTCTGAAAAGGTAAAAAAACAAAAATTCGATTTAGACGAAAGCGACATACGTCCGTATTTTGAATTGAAAAATGTGGTGGACGGGATTCTTTATACCGCCAACCAGCTTTACGGTTTACAATTTGAAAAAAGGGATGACTTACCCATTCCTCATCCCGATGCCATTTCGTTTGAGGTAAAAGAAGCAGACGGCACGCATGTGGGCGTTCTTTTTATGGATTTCCATCCCCGCGCCAGCAAACGGGGCGGCGCCTGGATGAATTCGTACCGAAAACAACAGGTGATCAACGGCCGGGCGGTTACACCCATCATTACCATGGTTTGCAATTTTACCAGTGCCACTAAGGATACGCCTGCCCTATTGAGCTTTGATGAAGTTTCTACGCTGTTTCATGAGTTTGGACACGCACTGCACGGACTACTTTCAAACTGTCAGTACGCATCTTTGTCAGGAACTGCCGTGCCCCGCGATTTTGTTGAATTACCATCGCAAATAATGGAGCATTGGGCTGCCCGGCCCGAACTTTTAAGGGTGTATGGAAAGCATTACCAAACAGGAGAAGTTATCCCGGATGAGCTGATTGTAAAAATTCAGAACAGTGCCAAATTTAATCAAGGGTTTATTACTACGGAGTATCTGGCAGCTGCCATTTTAGATATGGACTACCATACCTTAACGCAAGCTTTACAAACAAATCCCAATACCTTTGAACAGGAATCATTTACCAGAATGAACTTGATACCAGAAATAGTTTCGCGATATAGAAGCACCTATTTTAATCATATTTTTTCGGGTGGATATTCAGCCGGATATTACGCATACATCTGGTCGGCCATACTGGATTCAGATGCCTTCCAGGCTTTTAGAGAAAACGGGATATTTGACCAGGAAACGGCCACTAAATTCCGTAAAAACATATTGGAAAGAGGAGGCACAGAGGATCCTATGATACTCTACAAAAAGTTTAGAGGAGCCGAACCCGACGAAAAAGCCTTATTAAAAGACAGAGGCTTGATTTAA
- a CDS encoding 4a-hydroxytetrahydrobiopterin dehydratase, translating into MKDLKKKHCVPCEGEAEPLNSLQINDYIKNISPEWKVIDNKKIRREFTLKDFKGSMAFINTIAPIAEEEDHHPDIHVYYKEVIIELTTHAIGGLSENDFILAAKIDDVDVSGL; encoded by the coding sequence ATGAAAGATTTAAAAAAGAAACATTGCGTTCCTTGCGAGGGAGAAGCAGAACCGCTGAACAGCCTTCAAATTAATGATTATATAAAAAACATTTCGCCGGAATGGAAAGTGATCGACAACAAAAAAATAAGACGAGAGTTTACTTTAAAAGATTTTAAAGGATCCATGGCTTTTATTAATACGATAGCGCCTATAGCCGAAGAGGAGGATCATCATCCCGATATTCATGTTTATTATAAAGAGGTGATTATAGAACTTACAACCCATGCCATAGGCGGCCTTTCGGAAAATGATTTTATTCTAGCCGCAAAAATCGATGATGTGGATGTGTCAGGGTTGTAG
- a CDS encoding sodium ion-translocating decarboxylase subunit beta — protein sequence MRKAITIFAMLAVVFCLQIFFGISASAIQTTSAEAADGTLNGLQTLWNSTGFANLEYLNLLMIGIGLFFIFLGIKYDYEPLLLVPIGVGIILGNVPGAQAFGVYAQEYLQSLVAQGEIKASDAVPSVLEYLYFGVTRGIYPPLIFLGIGAMTDFSSLISNPKLMILGAAAQVGIFATFLGASALGFTPQEAGAIGIIGGADGPTAIFLSSKLAPQLMGAIAIAAYSYMALVPVIQPPIMRLIIPKRERTIKMRPPRAVSKLEKVLFPLIGMLLTTFIAPSALPLLGMLFFGNLLKESGVTERLADTARNSLINIVTILLGLTVGASTQANVFLTSDSLKIFALGALSFMVATAGGLLFARFMNLFLKKENKLNPLIGAAGVSAVPDSARVVQMEGLKSDPNNHLLMHAMAPNVSGVIGSAVAAGILLSFLL from the coding sequence ATGAGAAAAGCTATAACCATTTTTGCCATGCTGGCGGTGGTGTTTTGTCTTCAAATATTCTTTGGGATAAGCGCTTCAGCTATACAAACAACTTCTGCAGAAGCGGCGGACGGAACCCTTAACGGGCTGCAGACTTTATGGAACTCTACCGGATTTGCCAACCTCGAATATCTCAATCTATTAATGATTGGCATTGGGTTGTTTTTTATATTCCTGGGTATTAAATACGATTATGAACCACTTTTGCTTGTGCCTATTGGGGTTGGTATTATACTTGGGAACGTGCCGGGTGCACAGGCTTTTGGGGTTTATGCGCAAGAGTATTTGCAGTCGTTAGTGGCTCAAGGTGAGATTAAAGCAAGTGATGCCGTTCCCTCGGTGCTTGAGTATCTCTATTTTGGAGTAACCCGTGGTATTTATCCTCCACTTATTTTTTTGGGTATTGGAGCTATGACAGACTTTTCGTCCCTGATTTCCAATCCTAAGTTAATGATATTGGGAGCAGCTGCCCAGGTAGGTATATTTGCCACTTTTTTGGGTGCTTCGGCGCTTGGTTTTACGCCTCAGGAAGCTGGAGCCATCGGTATTATTGGTGGTGCCGACGGACCTACAGCTATTTTCTTGTCGTCGAAACTGGCACCTCAACTCATGGGAGCCATTGCTATTGCAGCCTATTCGTATATGGCACTTGTGCCTGTTATTCAGCCGCCCATCATGCGACTAATTATACCCAAACGCGAGCGCACCATCAAAATGCGTCCGCCACGCGCGGTTTCTAAGTTAGAGAAAGTGCTGTTTCCGCTGATAGGTATGCTGCTTACAACTTTTATTGCTCCCTCGGCTCTTCCCTTATTGGGTATGCTGTTTTTTGGTAATCTGTTAAAGGAATCCGGTGTTACCGAACGTTTGGCTGATACGGCGCGCAACTCCTTGATAAACATTGTAACTATTCTGCTGGGGCTTACTGTTGGTGCCTCAACACAGGCCAATGTGTTTTTAACTTCCGATTCGTTAAAGATATTTGCGCTGGGTGCACTTTCATTTATGGTGGCTACCGCTGGAGGGCTGCTTTTTGCCAGATTTATGAATCTGTTTTTAAAGAAGGAAAATAAATTAAATCCGCTTATTGGAGCGGCCGGTGTATCTGCTGTGCCCGATTCGGCCAGAGTGGTGCAAATGGAAGGTTTAAAATCCGACCCCAATAACCATCTACTCATGCATGCCATGGCACCTAATGTATCGGGAGTAATTGGTTCGGCAGTGGCTGCCGGTATCCTGCTTAGCTTTTTGCTGTAA
- a CDS encoding FtsK/SpoIIIE family DNA translocase, translating into MGVKTKRPKTKTKRQLISEFRNKMNDFKVRFFFGLFLIAYSIFLLVAFVSFIFTGGADHSQFNINFFEFIFNSDINVQNRTGKLGAYFADLFINSGIGVAALTIVLVLMVLAFRLLKVTLLPLRKTLLHSFFIAVWTSIFLGYIFINAVNDHYILLGGQMGYFTSTWLISAIGNVGVVLFLFFTLITYLTFTFDGFIPLIKKPFMAKSDKTKTSQQKQTVLTNEVTPDTQVKEAQWESEVAIKEEVKVEKSLELEVEAPTAATAPTTLKDKGPIEMDATPNPDAMASEDDGEFIIEKNQEDDEGFEVKDNRPLGDYDPTLDLSSYQLPSIDLLEDHHMGNEPVTDEELNSNKDKIVNTLNDYKIEIKSIKATVGPTVTLYEIVPAPGVRISKIKNLEDDIALSLAALGIRIIAPMPGKGTIGIEVPNSEPEIVSMKTIISSKKFQTTKFELPIALGKTIANETFVIDLAKAPHMLVAGATGQGKSVGLNAIITSLLYKKHPSQIKFVLVDPKKVELNIYSKIERHFLAKLPDEEDEAIITDVAKVVTTLNSLTIEMDARYDLLKKAHARNVKEYNHKFVKRSLNPEKGHRFLPYIIVIIDEFADLIMTAGKEVEMPIARIAQLARAVGIHMIVATQRPSTNIITGVIKANFPTRVAFKVASMIDSRTILDSPGANQLIGRGDMLITQGSDLVRVQCAFVDTPEVEQINDFIGSQKGYPSAFLLPEYIGDTSSSEAGEVDMSNKDAFFEEAAQVVVANQSGSTSLIQRRFSIGYNRAGRIIDQLEVAGVVGPFEGSKARQVLIPDEVSLQHLLKGLQ; encoded by the coding sequence ATGGGAGTAAAAACAAAACGACCTAAAACTAAAACTAAACGCCAGCTGATTTCGGAATTCCGAAACAAAATGAACGATTTTAAAGTACGGTTCTTCTTTGGACTATTTTTAATCGCTTATTCCATATTTTTATTGGTAGCCTTTGTTTCGTTTATCTTTACTGGTGGGGCCGATCATAGTCAGTTTAATATCAATTTTTTTGAATTTATATTTAATTCCGACATTAACGTACAAAACCGAACAGGCAAGCTGGGCGCCTATTTTGCCGATTTGTTTATTAATTCGGGCATTGGCGTTGCGGCTTTAACCATTGTACTGGTGCTAATGGTACTTGCCTTTAGGTTATTAAAAGTCACTTTACTCCCGCTACGAAAAACTCTTTTGCATAGTTTTTTTATTGCTGTATGGACATCTATTTTTTTGGGCTATATTTTTATCAACGCCGTTAACGATCATTATATATTGCTGGGTGGCCAAATGGGTTACTTTACAAGCACATGGCTCATTTCGGCGATAGGAAACGTAGGTGTTGTTTTGTTTTTATTTTTTACTTTAATCACCTATCTCACTTTTACTTTTGATGGCTTTATCCCACTTATTAAAAAGCCGTTTATGGCCAAAAGCGATAAAACCAAAACATCCCAACAAAAGCAAACAGTTTTAACTAACGAAGTTACACCGGATACACAAGTTAAGGAAGCACAATGGGAAAGCGAAGTGGCGATAAAAGAAGAAGTCAAAGTAGAAAAAAGCCTGGAACTGGAAGTGGAAGCACCCACTGCTGCAACAGCGCCTACTACTTTAAAAGATAAGGGCCCCATTGAAATGGACGCTACACCAAACCCGGATGCAATGGCAAGCGAGGACGACGGAGAATTTATCATAGAAAAAAACCAAGAAGATGACGAAGGGTTCGAGGTCAAGGACAACAGACCCTTGGGCGATTATGACCCAACGCTCGACCTTTCATCCTACCAGTTGCCGTCGATTGATTTACTGGAGGATCACCACATGGGCAACGAACCCGTTACTGACGAAGAGCTGAACTCTAACAAGGATAAGATTGTAAATACCCTCAACGATTATAAAATTGAGATAAAAAGCATCAAGGCCACTGTTGGCCCCACTGTTACTTTGTACGAAATAGTGCCTGCACCCGGCGTACGCATCTCTAAAATTAAAAATCTGGAAGATGATATTGCCCTCTCACTTGCTGCATTGGGAATACGTATCATTGCTCCCATGCCTGGCAAAGGCACCATAGGTATAGAGGTGCCCAATAGCGAGCCCGAAATAGTGTCGATGAAAACAATAATCTCATCAAAAAAATTCCAGACCACTAAATTCGAACTCCCCATTGCACTGGGCAAAACCATTGCCAACGAAACCTTTGTCATCGATTTGGCTAAAGCACCGCATATGCTGGTGGCCGGAGCTACGGGGCAGGGTAAATCAGTAGGGCTAAATGCTATAATAACTTCTTTGCTGTACAAAAAACATCCCTCACAGATAAAATTTGTACTGGTAGATCCTAAAAAGGTAGAGCTAAATATTTACAGCAAAATAGAACGTCACTTTTTGGCCAAGTTGCCCGATGAGGAGGATGAAGCCATTATAACTGATGTGGCCAAAGTGGTAACCACACTCAATTCACTCACCATTGAAATGGATGCACGTTACGACCTGCTGAAAAAAGCACATGCCCGTAATGTAAAAGAATACAACCACAAATTTGTGAAACGCTCGCTTAACCCGGAAAAAGGACATCGTTTTTTACCCTACATTATAGTGATCATCGATGAGTTTGCCGACCTTATTATGACCGCAGGCAAGGAGGTGGAGATGCCCATAGCCCGTATTGCGCAGTTGGCACGTGCCGTTGGAATACACATGATTGTTGCAACACAACGCCCCAGCACCAACATCATTACCGGTGTAATAAAAGCCAACTTCCCCACCAGGGTGGCGTTTAAAGTAGCTTCTATGATCGACTCACGTACCATACTTGACTCGCCCGGTGCCAACCAACTCATTGGACGAGGCGATATGTTGATTACCCAAGGTAGTGATTTGGTACGTGTACAGTGCGCTTTTGTAGACACCCCGGAAGTAGAACAGATAAACGATTTTATTGGGTCGCAAAAAGGTTATCCCAGTGCCTTTTTGTTGCCCGAGTACATTGGCGACACCTCAAGCAGTGAAGCCGGCGAAGTAGATATGAGCAACAAGGATGCCTTTTTTGAAGAAGCGGCTCAAGTGGTTGTAGCCAATCAAAGCGGTTCCACCTCGTTAATTCAGCGCCGATTCTCGATAGGCTACAACCGTGCCGGACGA
- the mce gene encoding methylmalonyl-CoA epimerase has protein sequence MKPSHIEHIGIAVKSLDEAIPFYEKVFGLACYAVEEVAEQKVKTAFFKVGQTKIELLESTDPEGPVGKFIEKKGEGVHHIAFAVNDLAQKLTAVQEAGVRVIDKTPRKGAEGLNIGFLHPKSTFGVLTELCEDPSK, from the coding sequence ATGAAACCATCGCACATTGAACACATCGGAATTGCCGTAAAAAGTTTGGATGAGGCCATCCCATTTTATGAAAAAGTTTTTGGATTAGCGTGTTACGCTGTTGAAGAAGTGGCGGAGCAAAAGGTAAAGACCGCCTTTTTTAAGGTAGGCCAAACAAAAATTGAGCTATTGGAATCAACAGACCCCGAAGGGCCGGTAGGAAAATTCATCGAGAAAAAAGGGGAAGGCGTTCATCATATTGCTTTTGCAGTGAACGATTTGGCACAAAAACTCACCGCCGTTCAGGAGGCAGGTGTAAGGGTTATAGATAAAACACCGCGCAAAGGAGCCGAGGGCTTAAATATCGGGTTTCTGCATCCTAAGTCAACTTTTGGTGTGCTAACCGAGCTTTGTGAAGATCCATCTAAATAA
- a CDS encoding OadG family protein, with product MIFLFVNDATWTITLLGWAIVLLALVFLMGIFLLVPKVIKWGVKRSLRSKGKTEIIDHHLNISGETNAAIATALHLYFNQIHDEESNVITIKRVRRRYSPWSSKLYGMNNMGFRR from the coding sequence ATGATTTTTTTATTTGTTAATGACGCAACCTGGACCATTACCCTTTTAGGATGGGCCATCGTATTATTGGCACTGGTGTTTTTAATGGGTATCTTTTTGCTGGTACCCAAAGTAATCAAATGGGGTGTCAAACGAAGTTTACGAAGCAAGGGTAAGACTGAAATTATCGATCATCATCTGAATATTTCGGGCGAAACCAATGCGGCTATAGCAACAGCACTTCACCTGTATTTTAATCAAATACACGATGAGGAGAGCAACGTGATAACGATTAAGCGAGTGCGCCGCAGGTACTCGCCCTGGAGTTCCAAGCTGTACGGAATGAATAATATGGGTTTTAGAAGATAG
- a CDS encoding acyl-CoA carboxylase subunit beta codes for MSSQDKIKKLIDLRTEAKLGGGQKRIDAQHAKGKMTARERIEALVDEGSFEEFDMFVTHRCVNFGMEKNKFLGDGVVTGHGTIDGRVVYLFSQDFTVLGGSLSETFAMKICKVMDMAMRVGAPVIGINDSGGARIQEGVTSLAGYAEIFQRNIEASGVIPQISAIFGPCAGGAVYSPALTDFIMMTENTSYMFVTGPKVVKTVTGEDITTEDLGGANIHASKSGVAHFKLENEEEGLLLIRKLLSYLPQNNLEEPPVLDVTDPIDRLDDALNTIIPDNPNKPYDMKEVIYAMSDHNEFLEVHRNYAKNIIVGFVRMGGMSVGVVANQPSFLAGVLDCDASRKAARFVRFCDAFNIPILTLVDVPGFLPGSGQEYAGIITHGAKLMFAFGEATVPKITVTLRKSYGGAHDVMSCKQLRGDLNYAWPTAEIAVMGAKGAIEVLEGRAMSKIEDPEEKAKYAAEKIEEYTEQFANPYQAASYGYIDDVIEPKNSRFRIIRGFQSLQTKKLSLPPKKHGNIPL; via the coding sequence ATGTCAAGTCAAGATAAAATTAAAAAACTGATTGACCTCAGAACGGAAGCCAAATTAGGGGGAGGTCAAAAACGTATAGATGCGCAACACGCCAAAGGAAAAATGACAGCACGCGAACGAATTGAGGCACTTGTTGACGAAGGGAGCTTTGAGGAGTTTGATATGTTTGTAACCCACCGTTGCGTAAACTTCGGGATGGAGAAAAACAAGTTTTTGGGCGATGGGGTTGTAACCGGCCATGGCACTATCGACGGCAGAGTAGTTTATCTTTTTTCGCAAGATTTTACTGTTTTGGGAGGCTCGTTGTCCGAAACCTTTGCAATGAAAATATGTAAAGTGATGGATATGGCGATGCGTGTGGGTGCCCCCGTTATTGGCATAAATGATAGTGGCGGGGCACGTATACAGGAAGGGGTAACTTCATTGGCGGGTTATGCCGAAATTTTTCAACGTAACATCGAAGCCTCAGGTGTGATACCACAGATATCGGCTATTTTTGGCCCTTGTGCCGGGGGGGCGGTTTATTCACCGGCGCTCACCGATTTTATTATGATGACGGAAAACACCAGTTACATGTTTGTGACCGGGCCTAAGGTGGTAAAAACGGTTACAGGAGAAGATATTACTACCGAAGATTTGGGGGGTGCTAACATACATGCATCTAAATCGGGTGTTGCTCATTTTAAGCTGGAGAATGAAGAGGAAGGTTTGCTGCTCATCAGGAAGCTGCTTTCGTACCTTCCACAGAACAACCTGGAAGAGCCACCTGTGTTGGATGTTACCGATCCTATCGACAGGTTGGATGATGCTTTAAATACCATTATACCCGACAACCCCAACAAACCTTACGACATGAAAGAAGTGATTTATGCCATGTCGGATCACAACGAGTTTTTGGAGGTGCACCGTAATTATGCCAAAAACATAATCGTAGGTTTTGTACGTATGGGCGGTATGTCGGTGGGTGTGGTTGCCAATCAACCCAGCTTCCTGGCGGGTGTGCTCGATTGCGATGCCTCCCGGAAAGCAGCTCGCTTTGTGCGTTTTTGCGATGCTTTTAATATCCCTATCCTTACCTTAGTAGATGTGCCAGGATTTTTACCCGGCAGTGGACAAGAGTATGCAGGTATTATTACGCACGGTGCCAAATTGATGTTTGCCTTTGGCGAAGCTACAGTGCCAAAAATTACCGTTACCTTGCGTAAATCGTACGGAGGAGCACACGATGTGATGAGCTGTAAGCAATTGAGAGGCGACTTGAACTATGCCTGGCCTACTGCCGAAATTGCCGTTATGGGTGCAAAAGGTGCAATCGAAGTACTCGAAGGCAGAGCCATGTCGAAAATAGAAGATCCTGAAGAGAAGGCCAAATATGCAGCCGAGAAAATTGAAGAATATACCGAGCAGTTTGCCAACCCTTACCAGGCGGCTTCCTACGGGTATATCGATGATGTAATAGAGCCCAAGAACTCACGTTTCCGTATCATCAGAGGCTTCCAAAGCTTACAAACTAAAAAGCTGAGTTTGCCACCTAAAAAGCACGGAAATATTCCATTATAA